From Alienimonas californiensis, a single genomic window includes:
- the atpH gene encoding ATP synthase F1 subunit delta: MIDDTTAELAQAARTHSVMEDPSSTAIARTYADAFLRASGAPASEEGVDGVLEEFTSFQDDVLTPNPEFERMLLGASTSTDEKLGLIERVVVPRASQTFANFLRVLARHGRLELLPQILGEAHVAREAELGKQRVIVTTARPLSAEDLAGVESALAAATSYTPVVIPEVDPAILGGMVIRVGDTVYDSSLKARLRQLRGRLKAKATHEIQSGRDRLRHSEGD; the protein is encoded by the coding sequence GTGATCGACGACACGACCGCAGAACTGGCGCAGGCCGCCCGCACCCACAGCGTGATGGAGGACCCGTCCTCCACGGCCATCGCCCGCACCTACGCGGACGCCTTCCTGCGGGCCAGCGGCGCCCCGGCCTCCGAAGAGGGCGTGGACGGCGTGCTGGAGGAGTTCACCAGCTTCCAGGACGACGTGCTGACGCCGAACCCGGAGTTCGAGCGGATGCTGCTCGGCGCCTCGACCAGCACGGACGAGAAGCTCGGCCTGATCGAACGCGTCGTCGTCCCGCGGGCCTCGCAGACGTTCGCCAACTTCCTGCGGGTGCTGGCGCGGCACGGACGGTTGGAACTGCTCCCCCAGATCCTCGGCGAAGCCCACGTCGCCCGGGAGGCGGAGCTCGGCAAGCAACGGGTGATCGTCACCACCGCCCGGCCGCTCTCCGCCGAAGACCTGGCGGGGGTCGAGTCCGCCCTGGCCGCGGCGACGAGCTACACGCCGGTCGTGATCCCGGAAGTGGACCCGGCGATCCTCGGCGGCATGGTGATCCGCGTGGGCGACACCGTCTACGATTCCTCCCTCAAGGCCCGGTTGCGGCAGCTCCGCGGGCGTCTCAAAGCCAAAGCGACCCATGAAATTCAAAGCGGACGAGATCGCCTCCGTCATTCGGAAGGAGATTGA
- a CDS encoding ATP synthase F0 subunit B yields the protein MAVRLSACLALALCASPLLAQDVLAEAERFEAENMEGEVVHAGDDHAAHPEGLPVEPRADLALWSGIVFLLFVGVLSAMAWKPAAAGLDRREERIRNDLAAAEKHRVESERLMSQHSAEMAKAQDQVKEILAEARRDAEVAKANILAEAQAAARTERERALHDIEQAKDQALAELFAGFNDQLAAATEQVLGRDNLTDETQKRLIDQSIAGFRGSRA from the coding sequence ATGGCCGTTCGCCTCTCCGCCTGCCTCGCCCTCGCCCTCTGCGCCAGCCCCCTGCTGGCGCAGGACGTGCTTGCCGAGGCGGAGCGTTTTGAAGCGGAGAACATGGAGGGGGAAGTGGTGCACGCCGGCGACGACCATGCGGCCCACCCGGAAGGGCTGCCGGTCGAGCCGCGGGCGGACCTCGCCCTCTGGAGCGGGATCGTCTTCCTGCTGTTCGTGGGCGTGCTGTCCGCCATGGCCTGGAAGCCGGCGGCCGCGGGTCTGGACCGGCGGGAGGAGCGGATTCGGAACGACCTGGCCGCCGCGGAGAAGCATCGGGTGGAGAGCGAGCGGCTGATGTCGCAGCACTCCGCCGAGATGGCGAAGGCTCAGGATCAGGTCAAGGAGATCCTCGCCGAGGCCCGCCGCGACGCGGAGGTCGCCAAGGCGAACATCCTCGCCGAGGCTCAGGCCGCCGCGAGGACGGAGCGGGAGCGGGCCCTGCACGACATCGAGCAGGCCAAGGATCAGGCGCTGGCGGAACTGTTCGCCGGCTTCAACGATCAACTCGCCGCCGCCACGGAGCAGGTGCTCGGCCGGGACAACCTGACGGACGAGACCCAGAAGCGGCTGATCGACCAGTCGATCGCCGGCTTCCGCGGCTCTCGCGCCTAG
- a CDS encoding ATP synthase F0 subunit C codes for MLRTIRPATLLKAFALAAFAFVAAPAAAPAQVVPGPVVYEAATAEEAAEVAGATRVQLPAVGIGLAVIGGGIGIGLIGFAATGAMARQPDVAGQIQTAMIIAAVLIEGATIIGLVFCLIV; via the coding sequence GTGCTTCGGACCATCCGGCCCGCCACCCTCCTCAAGGCCTTCGCCCTGGCCGCGTTCGCGTTCGTCGCCGCCCCGGCCGCCGCCCCGGCCCAAGTGGTCCCGGGCCCGGTGGTGTACGAGGCGGCGACCGCGGAGGAAGCCGCCGAAGTCGCCGGCGCCACCCGCGTGCAGCTCCCCGCCGTCGGCATCGGCCTGGCGGTGATCGGCGGCGGCATCGGCATCGGCCTGATCGGCTTCGCCGCCACCGGCGCGATGGCCCGTCAGCCGGACGTCGCCGGCCAGATCCAGACCGCGATGATCATCGCCGCGGTGCTGATCGAAGGCGCCACGATCATCGGCCTGGTGTTCTGCCTGATCGTTTGA
- the atpB gene encoding F0F1 ATP synthase subunit A — translation MAAVALILAALAVADPAEPETVAAAQALGEHADHGDGHGSEHGAEHGDHSADPFHHVRDATYFELPGLTDQGEQNKLHLPELDWLPSPEKILMKLNDTLPAGESVMGFQLTKFMVLQVVAATLAALIFIPLAIKIRNGDPIRGRFWNFWETVLVFIRDEVVRPTIGDHDAHGHGGDANDHSTDMGQHAEGHYNPGSADPLKEANFDLDTAGTSVTPGPAAGHPADKFLPLIWSLFIYILFCNLLGSIPWLGTPSGNINVTAVLALVVFASVLYCGIKQNGPVGYLKSLIPGMDVPSALKPILFPMIWLIEAMGLLIKHCVLAVRLFANLMAGHVVLGLMLGFIGVAFSDFVWPEEGSSLLGYTIIGGSLLGQVFVGLLELFVAFMQAYVFAFLATLFIAGAVHPH, via the coding sequence ATGGCCGCCGTCGCCCTCATTCTCGCCGCCCTCGCGGTCGCCGACCCCGCCGAACCGGAGACCGTCGCCGCCGCACAGGCGCTCGGCGAGCACGCCGACCACGGCGACGGGCATGGATCCGAGCACGGGGCGGAGCACGGCGACCACTCCGCCGATCCGTTCCACCACGTCCGGGACGCGACCTACTTCGAACTGCCGGGCCTGACCGACCAAGGCGAACAGAACAAGCTCCACCTGCCGGAACTCGACTGGCTGCCGTCGCCGGAGAAGATCCTGATGAAGCTCAACGACACGCTCCCCGCCGGGGAGAGCGTGATGGGCTTCCAGTTGACGAAGTTCATGGTCCTCCAGGTCGTCGCCGCGACGCTGGCGGCGCTGATCTTCATCCCGCTGGCGATCAAGATTCGGAACGGCGACCCGATCCGCGGGCGGTTCTGGAACTTCTGGGAGACGGTGCTCGTCTTCATCCGCGACGAAGTGGTGCGGCCGACGATCGGCGATCACGACGCGCACGGCCACGGGGGCGACGCCAACGATCACAGCACGGACATGGGGCAGCATGCCGAGGGCCACTACAACCCCGGCAGCGCCGACCCGCTCAAAGAGGCGAATTTCGACCTCGACACCGCCGGCACCAGCGTCACCCCCGGCCCCGCGGCCGGGCACCCGGCGGACAAGTTCCTGCCGCTGATCTGGTCGCTATTCATCTACATCCTGTTCTGCAACCTGCTGGGGTCCATCCCCTGGCTCGGTACGCCGTCGGGCAACATCAACGTCACCGCCGTGCTGGCGCTGGTGGTGTTCGCCTCCGTGCTGTACTGCGGCATCAAGCAGAACGGCCCGGTCGGCTACCTGAAAAGCCTGATCCCCGGCATGGACGTGCCGTCGGCGCTGAAGCCGATCCTGTTCCCGATGATCTGGCTCATCGAGGCGATGGGGCTGCTCATTAAGCACTGCGTGTTGGCGGTCCGGTTGTTCGCCAACCTGATGGCCGGGCACGTGGTGCTGGGCCTGATGCTGGGCTTCATCGGGGTGGCGTTCTCCGACTTCGTCTGGCCGGAGGAAGGCTCCTCGCTGCTCGGTTACACCATCATCGGCGGCAGCCTGCTGGGGCAGGTTTTCGTGGGCCTGCTGGAGCTGTTCGTGGCGTTCATGCAGGCTTATGTGTTCGCCTTCCTGGCCACCCTGTTCATCGCGGGGGCGGTCCACCCGCACTAA
- a CDS encoding AtpZ/AtpI family protein — MTAAPPDPPPPRQTDDASGHGPAAGPRQARDDRSSISKGVQWASVGTTIAMEMAGAPLIGYGVDYLTGWFPWGTLAFTAVGFWLGVSQLIAAANKASAGQGPSGGMRGPRR; from the coding sequence GTGACCGCCGCACCGCCCGATCCGCCCCCCCCGCGTCAGACCGACGACGCCTCGGGCCACGGACCAGCCGCCGGGCCGCGGCAGGCCCGGGACGATCGCTCCTCAATCTCCAAGGGCGTCCAGTGGGCGAGCGTCGGCACGACGATCGCCATGGAAATGGCCGGCGCCCCGCTGATCGGGTACGGCGTGGACTACCTCACCGGCTGGTTCCCCTGGGGCACGCTGGCGTTTACGGCAGTCGGCTTCTGGCTGGGGGTCAGCCAACTGATCGCCGCCGCGAATAAAGCGAGCGCAGGCCAGGGCCCCAGCGGCGGGATGCGCGGGCCGCGGCGATGA
- a CDS encoding DUF4912 domain-containing protein — protein MSVETLRSSTRKDLAAMAKEHQVSGWHGMRKEELIEALMDVFRTSARNRLPVKKSGSAASADVARTSPKPPASAGRGPAAAPAPSAADSSNPRGATASSGGTCGSRMAKPAPAAMHDPIKDPRKDISTVGSGTPATEELDAVAHDPQWIHVRWVLKRCTVQRAAAGLGSDWHRAKPVLRLMRVHTHETKSTSETVLADVPIHGETDHWFLPVEESPATFRVQIGFLAESGAFFPLAKSRRVTTPRPGSKAAERVQFARTGGLGPQVSAAPTDRGLGAPSRPASVDPMFEKFKSLRADYAGAAYGVGEDGSARPFTVETELLIRGTADPDAHVSLGGDAVRVGPDGRFAVKMRLGDGRHVIPAVCVSPDRTTEQTVALGIARQKKVMEPKPAAVGV, from the coding sequence GTGTCTGTCGAGACCCTGCGTTCCAGCACCCGCAAAGATCTGGCCGCGATGGCCAAGGAGCACCAAGTCAGCGGCTGGCACGGGATGAGGAAAGAGGAACTGATCGAGGCGCTGATGGACGTATTCCGCACCTCCGCCCGAAATCGTTTGCCGGTCAAGAAATCAGGCTCCGCCGCCTCCGCGGACGTCGCCCGGACCTCGCCCAAGCCGCCCGCCTCCGCGGGTCGCGGTCCCGCCGCCGCTCCGGCGCCGTCCGCGGCGGATTCCTCGAACCCGCGGGGGGCGACCGCCTCCTCCGGGGGCACCTGCGGCTCCCGGATGGCGAAGCCCGCCCCGGCGGCGATGCACGACCCGATCAAGGACCCGCGGAAGGACATCTCCACCGTCGGCAGCGGGACCCCGGCGACGGAGGAACTCGACGCCGTCGCTCACGACCCGCAGTGGATTCACGTCCGCTGGGTGCTGAAGCGCTGCACCGTGCAGCGGGCCGCCGCCGGCCTCGGCAGCGACTGGCACCGGGCCAAGCCGGTGCTCCGCCTGATGAGGGTTCACACCCACGAAACGAAAAGCACCAGTGAAACGGTCCTCGCCGACGTGCCCATCCACGGCGAGACCGATCACTGGTTCCTGCCCGTCGAGGAATCGCCGGCGACCTTCCGCGTACAGATCGGCTTCCTGGCCGAGAGCGGCGCCTTCTTCCCGCTGGCGAAAAGCCGGCGGGTGACGACCCCGCGGCCGGGCTCCAAGGCGGCCGAGCGGGTGCAGTTCGCTCGCACCGGCGGGCTGGGCCCGCAGGTCTCCGCCGCCCCGACGGACCGCGGCCTGGGCGCCCCCAGCCGGCCGGCGTCGGTTGATCCGATGTTCGAGAAGTTCAAGTCGCTGCGGGCCGACTACGCCGGCGCCGCCTACGGCGTGGGCGAGGACGGCTCCGCCCGGCCGTTCACGGTCGAGACCGAGCTGCTGATCCGCGGCACCGCCGATCCGGACGCCCACGTCTCCCTCGGCGGCGACGCCGTGCGGGTCGGCCCGGACGGCCGCTTCGCCGTGAAGATGCGGCTGGGTGACGGCCGGCACGTCATCCCGGCGGTCTGCGTCTCCCCGGACCGCACCACGGAGCAGACGGTCGCCCTCGGCATCGCCCGCCAGAAGAAGGTGATGGAGCCCAAGCCCGCCGCCGTCGGCGTCTGA